TGCAGTCGCAAGAGCGAAGGGCCTGGATCTCGGCCAAGGGTTTCGGAGCGGGACCGGACGCCGCGCTATCGTCACTCGGTGAGCTCATCGGGACACTCCGAGGGGGGTGGACCGACAAGCAGGCACAGTACGTGGGGGCTGCGCGCCAGATGCCGCAGAACGCCGTAGCCAAACGCTTCCGTGTTGGGCCTTCCGTCATCAGTGAGAGCCTCAAGGCGGCCAGGTTCGAAGTCTGTCTCCGAGCGGAGAACGCGTTCACCGTCGCCCTGATCGAGTTCGGCAAGAACGCCGAAGTCGAGGAAGATTCGGCAAGAGAGCCGAACCGGCGATGACCGCCATCTTTGCACTCCTGTTGCTGGGCCATGCTCTCGGAGACTTCGTCTTCCAGAGCGGCGCGCTGGTCGAGAGAAAACGGCAGCCAGGTACACGCGTGCGGGGTCTGCTCGAGCATGCAGCGATCCTGGTTCTCTGTCACGGCGCGGCCGCGTGGCCGGTCCTGAGCGCCAACGCGATGGTGTCGATCGTGCTCCTCGTCGCAGTGCACCTCGTCATCGACGCGGTGAAGTCATTGGCCGACGCAAGAACCGAGCGCCATCTGGCCTGCTTCCTCGCGGATCAACTGGCTCATCTCGCCACGATCTGGTTCTTCGCACATCAATGGGGATCCATCCCGAACCTCGCCAGCGCGGAACCCTGGTGGCAAATCGATGCCGCAACGATCGCCATCATCTCGCAGGCGTACCTGTACGCTTTCGCCTGGATTCTCTCCTCGCGGGGAGGAGGTTTCGTCGTCGCGATGATGTTGAACTCGTGCAGGTTCGGCGACCTCGGCCTGGGCGATTCCGGGCCGCCGCTCGGACGCACCATCGGCACCCTGGAACGACTGCTCATCGTCACGTTGGTGATCGCGGAAGCATGGGCCGGAATCGGTTTGATCCTCGCCGCAAAGTCGGTCGCCCGCTTCAAGGAACTCGAAAGTCGCGCGTTCAGCGAGTACTACCTCGTCGGGACGCTCACCAGCGTGCTCGTGGCG
The sequence above is a segment of the bacterium genome. Coding sequences within it:
- a CDS encoding DUF3307 domain-containing protein, whose protein sequence is MTAIFALLLLGHALGDFVFQSGALVERKRQPGTRVRGLLEHAAILVLCHGAAAWPVLSANAMVSIVLLVAVHLVIDAVKSLADARTERHLACFLADQLAHLATIWFFAHQWGSIPNLASAEPWWQIDAATIAIISQAYLYAFAWILSSRGGGFVVAMMLNSCRFGDLGLGDSGPPLGRTIGTLERLLIVTLVIAEAWAGIGLILAAKSVARFKELESRAFSEYYLVGTLTSVLVAVIVGLGIGTLLAQLAVNPS